Proteins encoded together in one Bacteroidota bacterium window:
- a CDS encoding gliding motility-associated C-terminal domain-containing protein, with the protein MIKYKLVCTIFLFSFLVSNAQLNITFTQLKMGCSGICDGQVKATVSGGMAPYRYDWGSASVSVNDSTVAINLCEGRYNMSVYDAINNRLDTNVYVKVYRAPNIELSTDPEDPWYIQNPTGIFRFTNLSEDSIVVEGWKWDFGDGVTSFDQSPSHTFDHIGNFDVVFTAKYQTSCDTNLYFSIAVKTVRLIIPNIITPNNDGVNDVFIITQDNPGSNLKSGSDYPKINDFYKSNELIIFNRWTQKVYEQKNYQNDWDGGNLKDGVYFYVLKCQGEFEDDVFKGSLTIMGSGK; encoded by the coding sequence ATGATTAAATATAAATTAGTCTGTACGATTTTTTTATTTTCATTTTTAGTTTCCAACGCTCAGTTAAATATCACCTTTACTCAATTGAAAATGGGATGCTCAGGTATTTGTGATGGCCAAGTTAAAGCCACGGTTAGTGGAGGAATGGCTCCGTATCGGTATGATTGGGGTAGTGCTTCGGTCAGTGTAAATGATTCGACGGTAGCGATAAATTTATGCGAAGGACGATATAACATGAGTGTTTACGATGCAATAAATAATCGACTTGATACAAATGTTTATGTAAAAGTTTACAGGGCTCCGAACATTGAACTTTCAACAGATCCTGAAGATCCCTGGTATATTCAAAATCCGACAGGTATCTTTCGATTCACAAATCTTTCAGAAGATAGCATAGTTGTAGAAGGATGGAAATGGGATTTTGGTGACGGTGTTACATCCTTTGACCAATCTCCTTCGCATACTTTCGATCATATTGGAAATTTTGATGTTGTTTTCACTGCGAAATATCAAACGAGTTGCGACACTAATTTGTATTTTTCTATTGCTGTAAAAACCGTTAGATTGATCATTCCTAATATTATTACACCAAATAATGATGGGGTAAACGATGTTTTTATCATTACACAGGATAATCCGGGTTCAAATCTTAAATCCGGTTCTGATTATCCCAAAATAAACGACTTTTACAAAAGCAATGAATTGATTATTTTTAACCGTTGGACACAAAAAGTTTATGAACAGAAAAATTATCAGAATGATTGGGATGGAGGGAATTTGAAAGATGGGGTATATTTCTATGTACTAAAATGTCAGGGAGAATTTGAAGATGATGTTTTTAAAGGATCTTTAACCATAATGGGTAGTGGTAAATAA
- the rpsA gene encoding 30S ribosomal protein S1 has translation MAEESIEQVENEVKDVTEVVEEAKQEEVAEVVAEEVNEVEVAEAKEEEVAKAETEAVETEIEAVVPEATEVEEEKAEVKVPAEFDWDSIGKKHEAYSAAERTRLEDVYNETFSAIVEHEVVDGTVVAKNAREVVVNIGFKSDGVIPLSELRYNPNLKIGDKIEVYVESQEDPNGQLILSHKKARTLKSWDRINVCFEKEEVINGYVKCRTKGGLIVDVFGIEAFLPGSQIDVKPIRDYDVYVDKTMEFKIVKINHEYKNVVVSHKALIEDELEHQKIEIISKLEKGQVLEGTVKNITSYGVFIDLGGVDGLIHITDLSWGRINHPEEIVELDQKLKIVILDFDDNKKRIALGLKQLTPHPWDALDENLKVGDKVKGKVVVIADYGAFIEIAPGVEGLIHVSEMSWSQHLRTAQDFLKVGDEIEAQILTLDREERKMSLGMKQLIPDPWSNITERYPKDSKHTATVRNFTNFGIFVELEEGVDGLIHISDLSWSKKIKHPAEFTKIGEKIEVLVLEVDEENRRLSLGHKQLEENPWDVFETVFTLNSVHSGTILSMNDKGAVISLPYGVEGFVPSRHLAKENKSVAKVDEAMEFKVIEFSKESKKIILSHAKIHQDEAFAEKVKENAKAKTTERSNQKAVKKMSDNIERTTLGDLDALANLKTEMEASEKKAAAKKAKKEEK, from the coding sequence ATGGCTGAAGAGAGTATTGAACAAGTAGAAAATGAGGTAAAAGATGTAACTGAAGTTGTAGAAGAAGCAAAACAAGAAGAGGTTGCTGAAGTAGTTGCTGAAGAAGTGAATGAAGTGGAAGTTGCCGAAGCTAAAGAAGAAGAAGTTGCTAAAGCTGAAACAGAAGCAGTAGAGACAGAAATTGAAGCGGTAGTTCCAGAAGCAACAGAAGTTGAAGAAGAAAAAGCCGAAGTAAAGGTACCAGCCGAATTTGACTGGGATTCTATCGGTAAAAAACATGAAGCCTATTCAGCTGCAGAGCGAACCAGGCTTGAAGATGTTTACAATGAAACATTTAGTGCAATAGTAGAACATGAAGTTGTTGACGGAACCGTTGTTGCAAAAAATGCACGTGAGGTTGTTGTTAATATTGGATTTAAATCGGACGGCGTTATTCCATTGAGTGAATTGCGTTATAACCCAAATTTAAAAATTGGCGATAAAATTGAAGTTTACGTTGAAAGTCAGGAAGATCCAAACGGACAGTTAATCCTTTCTCATAAAAAAGCCCGTACTTTAAAATCTTGGGACAGAATCAATGTTTGTTTCGAAAAAGAAGAAGTTATCAATGGTTATGTTAAATGCCGTACCAAAGGTGGTTTAATTGTTGATGTTTTTGGAATTGAAGCATTCCTTCCGGGTTCACAAATTGATGTGAAACCAATTCGCGATTACGATGTTTATGTTGACAAAACAATGGAATTTAAAATTGTTAAAATCAACCACGAATACAAAAACGTTGTTGTATCGCATAAAGCTTTAATTGAAGACGAACTTGAACACCAAAAAATTGAAATTATTTCTAAACTGGAAAAAGGACAGGTATTGGAAGGAACAGTTAAAAATATTACATCTTATGGTGTATTTATTGATCTGGGTGGCGTTGACGGATTAATTCACATTACCGACCTGTCATGGGGTAGAATTAACCATCCTGAAGAAATTGTTGAACTTGATCAAAAATTGAAAATTGTTATTCTTGATTTTGACGATAACAAAAAACGTATTGCACTTGGTTTGAAACAATTAACTCCTCATCCATGGGATGCACTCGACGAAAACCTGAAGGTTGGCGATAAAGTTAAAGGTAAGGTTGTTGTAATTGCTGATTATGGTGCCTTCATCGAAATAGCTCCCGGTGTTGAAGGTTTGATTCACGTTTCTGAAATGTCGTGGTCACAACATTTAAGAACTGCACAAGATTTCTTGAAAGTTGGTGATGAAATCGAAGCACAAATTTTAACCCTTGATCGTGAAGAGCGTAAAATGTCACTTGGCATGAAACAATTAATCCCGGATCCATGGTCAAACATTACCGAGAGATATCCTAAAGATTCAAAACATACTGCAACCGTGAGAAACTTCACCAACTTCGGTATTTTTGTTGAGTTAGAGGAAGGCGTTGACGGATTGATTCATATTTCAGATTTATCATGGTCCAAGAAAATCAAACATCCTGCTGAATTTACAAAAATCGGTGAGAAAATTGAAGTTCTGGTACTTGAGGTAGATGAAGAAAACAGAAGGTTAAGTCTGGGTCACAAACAATTGGAAGAAAATCCATGGGATGTTTTCGAAACCGTATTTACCTTGAATTCAGTTCATAGCGGTACCATTCTTTCAATGAATGATAAAGGCGCTGTAATTTCATTACCTTATGGTGTTGAAGGTTTTGTGCCTTCACGTCATTTAGCAAAAGAAAATAAATCGGTTGCTAAAGTTGATGAAGCAATGGAATTCAAAGTGATCGAATTTTCAAAAGAAAGTAAGAAAATCATTCTTTCTCATGCGAAAATTCATCAGGATGAGGCATTTGCTGAAAAGGTAAAAGAAAATGCAAAGGCTAAAACTACTGAACGTTCAAACCAAAAAGCGGTTAAGAAAATGAGCGATAATATCGAGCGAACCACTTTGGGCGATCTTGATGCACTTGCTAATTTGAAAACTGAAATGGAAGCATCAGAGAAAAAAGCTGCTGCCAAGAAAGCAAAGAAAGAAGAAAAGTAA
- the yidC gene encoding membrane protein insertase YidC, with protein sequence MNKNNIIGVLLLGAIFIIWSILLKPSKEEINERQRVQDSISAVNQANYLRQDSINKTKIAPTGESQNTDTKIANVSGSQEVLTSVQKSKYSVFANSAIGDEKITTIENELLKLQFTNKGARILSAELTGYQTYDSLPLILFDSDANKFGISFFIDNYRLNTQDFYFQPFWPDVDHSGEDVIKIKGDESVSFGMRLYTDNGEGAYNPNRYIEFLYTISGNKYMFDYKINIVGLKDVLATNANYLNLEWETNILKQERSIDRWNGPTVFYKYASDDVDYLSETKDDSEVLKSKVKWISYKQRFFSTALIANDAFVNAEISGFTDPGYANDPRYLKSMKSTIGIPYAVSDHQSIQMSFYFGPNKYSILRKYHLGLERQIPLGWSFAPLAWINIYAVIPVFNFLGGFGWNYGIIILVLTILLKLVLFPIAYKTYKSTAKMRVLKPEIDELGLKFPKKEDAMKKQQAVMALYKKAGVNPMAGCVPMLLQMPILFAMFRFFPSSIELRQQSFLWATDLSSYDSIFSWTAQIPILSSVYGNHISLFTLLMTVSTIIYTKMNNDMMASGGQQMPGMKTMMYLMPIMFLGMFNGYASGLSYYYFLANVITFGQMYVIRATIDEKKILKQIELNKKKPVVKSNFQKRLEDAAKKRGYSSPKK encoded by the coding sequence ATGAATAAAAATAATATAATTGGAGTTTTACTCCTTGGAGCCATATTTATCATATGGAGTATTTTACTAAAACCATCTAAAGAAGAAATTAATGAAAGGCAACGAGTTCAGGATTCGATCTCGGCGGTAAATCAGGCTAATTATCTGCGGCAGGATTCTATCAATAAAACGAAAATTGCACCTACGGGTGAATCTCAAAATACGGATACTAAGATTGCAAATGTTTCTGGAAGTCAAGAGGTTCTTACCTCTGTTCAGAAATCAAAATACAGTGTATTTGCCAATTCGGCAATTGGTGACGAAAAAATAACTACCATTGAAAACGAACTTCTCAAACTTCAATTCACAAATAAAGGCGCACGTATCCTATCTGCTGAATTAACCGGATATCAAACCTATGATTCACTACCCCTTATTTTATTCGATTCAGATGCCAATAAATTCGGGATATCATTTTTTATAGACAATTATCGTTTGAATACACAGGATTTTTATTTTCAACCCTTTTGGCCCGATGTGGATCATTCAGGCGAAGATGTTATAAAAATAAAAGGAGATGAGTCCGTGTCGTTTGGTATGCGTTTATACACTGATAATGGAGAAGGAGCCTATAACCCGAACCGGTATATTGAGTTTTTATATACAATTTCGGGAAATAAGTATATGTTCGATTATAAAATCAACATAGTTGGATTAAAGGACGTATTAGCAACAAATGCTAATTATCTAAATCTGGAGTGGGAAACCAATATTCTTAAACAGGAAAGAAGCATTGATCGTTGGAATGGGCCAACCGTTTTTTATAAATATGCCAGCGATGATGTGGATTACCTCTCGGAAACAAAGGACGATAGTGAAGTTTTAAAATCAAAGGTAAAATGGATTTCATATAAACAGCGATTTTTTTCTACAGCACTCATTGCCAATGATGCATTTGTAAATGCTGAAATTAGTGGTTTCACCGATCCTGGTTATGCAAATGATCCAAGGTATTTGAAATCCATGAAATCGACAATAGGAATTCCTTACGCTGTTTCGGACCACCAATCAATTCAAATGTCATTTTATTTCGGCCCAAATAAGTATAGTATCCTGCGCAAATATCATCTTGGACTCGAACGACAAATTCCTTTAGGTTGGAGTTTCGCACCATTAGCATGGATAAATATTTATGCTGTTATACCCGTGTTCAACTTTTTAGGTGGGTTTGGGTGGAACTATGGAATAATAATCTTAGTTTTGACTATTCTGTTAAAATTGGTTCTTTTCCCAATAGCCTATAAAACTTACAAATCAACGGCTAAAATGAGGGTTTTAAAGCCCGAAATTGATGAGCTTGGTTTGAAATTCCCAAAGAAGGAAGATGCCATGAAAAAGCAGCAAGCTGTTATGGCTCTTTATAAAAAGGCAGGGGTTAATCCTATGGCAGGTTGCGTACCTATGCTTTTACAGATGCCTATTTTGTTTGCAATGTTTCGATTTTTCCCTTCATCTATCGAATTGAGGCAGCAATCCTTTTTATGGGCAACCGATTTATCTTCTTATGATTCAATATTTTCATGGACAGCTCAAATTCCAATTTTAAGCAGTGTTTATGGTAATCACATTAGTTTGTTTACATTGTTAATGACGGTATCTACCATCATCTATACAAAAATGAATAATGATATGATGGCCTCAGGAGGTCAGCAAATGCCCGGAATGAAGACCATGATGTACCTGATGCCGATCATGTTTTTAGGGATGTTCAATGGATATGCTTCGGGGTTGAGTTATTACTATTTCCTTGCCAATGTCATCACTTTCGGACAAATGTACGTGATCAGGGCTACCATAGATGAGAAGAAAATATTAAAACAAATCGAACTTAATAAGAAAAAACCTGTTGTGAAATCAAACTTTCAGAAAAGATTGGAGGACGCAGCCAAAAAACGAGGCTATTCATCTCCAAAGAAATAA
- the coaE gene encoding dephospho-CoA kinase (Dephospho-CoA kinase (CoaE) performs the final step in coenzyme A biosynthesis.) gives MFKIGLTGNMGSGKTTVARIFQVLGVPIFYADIEAKKVLERESIILRLSSFFGSNIIDNSGKIDRKQMALLVFNNKNALDFLNKIIHPEVANLFQSWIITNSKAPYIIHEAAILFESGFDKYMDTVIYVYAPEIMRIERIIDRDKISSEEVKQRLGNQWDDEKKLSFSEHIIKNDGNNLLIPQILKIHKIYQSNI, from the coding sequence ATGTTTAAGATAGGATTAACCGGAAATATGGGCAGTGGTAAGACAACTGTTGCCAGGATTTTCCAAGTGCTAGGCGTACCAATATTTTATGCCGATATTGAAGCAAAAAAAGTGCTTGAACGTGAAAGTATCATTCTCCGGTTAAGTTCTTTTTTTGGGTCGAATATTATTGATAACAGCGGTAAAATTGACAGGAAACAGATGGCTTTATTGGTATTTAATAATAAAAATGCTTTAGATTTTCTTAACAAGATAATTCATCCGGAAGTAGCCAATTTATTTCAAAGTTGGATTATTACCAATTCAAAAGCTCCATATATTATTCATGAAGCTGCCATACTTTTCGAAAGTGGGTTTGATAAATACATGGATACCGTGATATACGTTTACGCGCCTGAAATAATGAGAATAGAACGAATTATTGATAGGGATAAGATAAGTTCTGAAGAAGTGAAACAAAGGCTGGGAAATCAGTGGGATGATGAGAAAAAGCTATCGTTTTCCGAACATATTATTAAAAATGATGGCAATAATCTTTTAATCCCCCAGATTTTAAAAATTCACAAAATATACCAAAGTAATATTTAG
- a CDS encoding CTP synthase, producing the protein MSNTKYVFVTGGVTSSLGKGIISSSLAKLLQARGFRATIQKLDPYINVDPGTLNPYEHGECYVTEDGAETDLDLGHYERFSNVPTSQANNITTGRIYQTVINKERRGDYLGSTVQVIPHITDEIKRCIKLLGESGKFDFVITEIGGTVGDIESLPYIETVRQMRWELGANCAVIHLTLVPYLAAAGELKTKPTQHSVKALLEQGVQPDIIVCRTDRHLNEVLRRKIALFCNVTPSAVIESIDAETIYDVPVLMREEGLDKEVLNKTLTPFKNEPDLVNWEKFLYKLKHPKQKVTIGLVGKYVELKDAYKSITESFVHASAMNECEVILEMIHSEGVDETNVLKKLSSLDGILVAPGFGDRGIEGKILACKYARENKVPFLGICLGMQCAVIDFARNVLKYKDAHSTEMNPKTTYPVIDLMEEQKRITNLGGTMRLGSYPCSITKKSKVFGVYGEEEISERHRHRYEFNNKYLDEFIAAGMKTSGINKKNNLVEIIELSDHPWYIGVQFHPEFRSTVANPHPIFVNFVKAALEGKS; encoded by the coding sequence ATGTCAAACACAAAGTATGTATTTGTAACGGGAGGTGTAACTTCTTCATTAGGTAAAGGGATTATCTCTTCATCATTAGCCAAGTTGTTGCAGGCAAGAGGATTTCGTGCCACCATTCAGAAGTTGGATCCTTACATCAATGTAGATCCCGGTACATTAAATCCTTATGAACATGGCGAATGTTATGTAACTGAAGATGGAGCCGAAACCGATCTTGATCTCGGTCATTATGAGCGTTTTTCAAATGTTCCAACCTCACAGGCAAATAATATTACTACAGGAAGAATTTATCAAACAGTAATAAATAAAGAAAGAAGAGGGGATTATTTGGGTTCTACTGTTCAAGTCATCCCACATATTACCGATGAAATAAAAAGATGCATCAAGTTGCTAGGTGAGTCGGGTAAATTTGATTTTGTTATCACTGAAATAGGAGGAACTGTTGGGGATATTGAATCTTTGCCTTATATCGAAACGGTTCGACAAATGAGGTGGGAGTTAGGGGCAAATTGTGCAGTTATACACTTGACTTTGGTACCATATTTAGCTGCTGCAGGAGAGTTGAAAACAAAGCCTACTCAACACTCGGTAAAAGCATTGTTAGAGCAGGGAGTACAACCTGATATTATAGTTTGTAGAACAGACAGGCACCTTAATGAGGTACTTAGAAGGAAAATCGCTTTATTTTGCAATGTTACCCCATCGGCTGTTATTGAATCAATTGATGCTGAAACAATATATGATGTCCCGGTCTTAATGCGAGAAGAAGGACTTGATAAAGAGGTTTTAAATAAAACGCTCACTCCATTTAAAAATGAGCCTGATTTGGTGAATTGGGAAAAATTCCTGTATAAGTTAAAACACCCTAAGCAAAAGGTAACCATTGGATTGGTTGGCAAATATGTTGAATTAAAAGATGCCTACAAATCGATTACTGAATCATTTGTGCATGCCAGTGCTATGAATGAATGTGAAGTCATTCTGGAAATGATACATTCAGAAGGAGTGGATGAAACGAATGTTTTAAAAAAACTGAGTAGTTTGGATGGGATATTAGTTGCTCCGGGTTTTGGTGATCGTGGGATTGAAGGTAAGATTTTAGCATGCAAATATGCCCGTGAAAATAAAGTACCATTTCTTGGCATCTGTTTAGGAATGCAATGTGCTGTTATTGATTTTGCCAGAAATGTCTTAAAATATAAAGATGCACATTCAACAGAGATGAACCCCAAGACAACATATCCGGTAATTGACCTAATGGAAGAACAAAAACGGATCACTAATTTAGGTGGTACTATGCGTTTAGGCTCTTATCCTTGCAGCATCACTAAAAAATCAAAGGTATTCGGTGTTTATGGTGAGGAAGAAATATCCGAAAGACATAGACATCGTTATGAATTTAATAATAAATATCTCGACGAATTTATTGCTGCCGGGATGAAAACCAGTGGTATTAATAAAAAAAATAATTTGGTGGAAATTATAGAACTGTCAGATCATCCATGGTATATAGGAGTACAGTTTCATCCTGAGTTTCGCAGTACTGTAGCAAACCCACATCCAATTTTTGTAAATTTTGTAAAAGCAGCACTTGAAGGTAAATCATGA
- a CDS encoding LruC domain-containing protein, producing the protein MKTLKPFLYLLVVFAIVLSACNKDVHKIGEDENLDIQVKNMEDLIIPANFDWRIPMNSTSTLKDGSSYYPSTYATLAFEDLWPAKGDYDFNDLVVSYQFRTVTNASNFITDIVGTFIFRATGAGTDNGFGFELTGLDTTGFVVTGNSVLAGYTTTTDGWENGQTNPVVIVTDNVSDIMPRWANNTQYGTGNSIYAPNDTLEIHITPRPGVEKLSTDFLINQANFNPFLIADFINEGRGREVHKVNYPPTDLADVGLFMTADDYSQPLTNSTYKTRKNYPWVLDIPGIFEYPRESIDINWAYLRFGAWAESGGTLYTNWYSITTEGVFRTSGNLYQAP; encoded by the coding sequence ATGAAAACTCTCAAACCATTTCTTTATCTTTTAGTTGTTTTTGCGATAGTTTTGAGTGCTTGTAATAAAGATGTTCATAAGATTGGGGAAGATGAAAACCTTGATATTCAAGTAAAGAATATGGAGGATTTGATTATACCCGCAAATTTTGATTGGAGAATTCCGATGAATTCCACCAGTACCCTGAAAGACGGATCTTCTTACTATCCGAGCACTTACGCAACATTGGCATTTGAAGATTTATGGCCTGCTAAAGGCGATTATGATTTTAATGACCTAGTGGTATCGTATCAATTTAGAACTGTTACCAATGCCAGTAATTTTATTACTGATATTGTTGGTACATTTATTTTTAGAGCTACAGGAGCCGGAACCGATAATGGATTCGGATTCGAATTAACAGGCTTGGATACAACAGGATTTGTCGTTACTGGAAATTCTGTACTCGCCGGTTATACTACTACAACAGATGGTTGGGAAAATGGACAAACAAATCCAGTTGTTATCGTAACCGATAATGTTAGTGATATTATGCCAAGATGGGCTAATAATACACAGTACGGTACAGGTAATAGTATCTACGCACCAAATGATACTTTAGAGATTCATATTACACCAAGACCTGGTGTTGAAAAACTTTCTACGGACTTCCTCATCAACCAAGCTAATTTTAATCCGTTCTTGATTGCTGATTTTATAAATGAAGGTAGAGGTCGTGAAGTACATAAAGTTAATTATCCTCCAACTGATTTAGCTGACGTTGGCTTATTTATGACTGCTGATGATTATTCTCAACCTTTGACAAACAGCACTTACAAAACACGTAAAAATTATCCATGGGTACTTGATATTCCTGGGATTTTTGAATATCCTAGAGAAAGTATAGACATTAATTGGGCTTATTTGCGTTTTGGTGCTTGGGCAGAAAGCGGAGGTACTCTTTATACTAACTGGTATTCTATTACTACCGAAGGTGTTTTTAGAACTTCAGGAAACCTTTATCAGGCTCCTTAA
- the ychF gene encoding redox-regulated ATPase YchF — translation MALNCGIIGITNIGKTTIFNCISNTKAESSSFAFSATKSNIGKVDVPDDRLFKIDALIHSARVVPAVIEIIDLPGLAKGANKGEGVGNKFLADIQQMDALIHVVRCFDDDNLAHIEGSVNPVRDREIVELELQIRDLDLVERKIQRLEKLLRAGDKDAKKGIEILNIYKAHFEDFQNARTAHVSEDDRRFIEDLYLLTAKPVIYVCNVDEASASTGNKYSQAFTESVKDQDSEVLIIAGALEADIADLDDEQDRLAFLQDANLTEPGVNKLIRSAYKILNLQSFFTAGPMEVRAWTIKKGMTAPQAAGVIHSDLERGFIRAEVMKYDDFISLGSEQACKDKGKFHVEGKSYIVGDGDILHIRFNV, via the coding sequence ATGGCATTAAATTGCGGCATTATTGGGATCACAAATATTGGAAAAACCACTATATTTAATTGTATATCAAACACCAAAGCCGAATCCAGTAGTTTTGCATTCAGTGCCACAAAATCGAATATTGGAAAAGTGGATGTTCCCGACGATCGCTTATTCAAAATTGATGCTCTCATTCATTCCGCTAGAGTAGTTCCTGCCGTTATTGAAATTATTGATTTACCCGGGCTTGCTAAAGGAGCCAATAAAGGTGAAGGGGTCGGGAATAAATTCCTTGCAGATATTCAACAAATGGATGCACTGATTCATGTTGTGAGATGTTTTGATGATGATAATCTTGCCCATATTGAAGGCTCTGTAAATCCTGTAAGAGACCGTGAAATTGTAGAACTTGAGCTTCAAATCCGTGACTTGGATTTGGTTGAGCGAAAAATCCAACGCCTTGAGAAATTGCTTAGAGCCGGTGATAAGGATGCAAAAAAAGGAATTGAAATTTTGAATATTTACAAAGCACATTTTGAAGATTTTCAGAATGCCAGAACTGCACACGTTTCGGAGGATGATCGCAGATTTATTGAAGATTTATATTTGTTAACAGCTAAGCCTGTTATTTACGTTTGTAATGTTGATGAAGCTTCGGCTTCGACCGGGAATAAATACTCACAAGCTTTTACTGAAAGTGTAAAAGATCAGGACTCGGAAGTATTGATTATTGCCGGTGCTTTAGAAGCTGACATTGCTGACCTGGATGACGAGCAAGATCGACTTGCTTTTTTGCAGGATGCAAACTTAACAGAACCCGGGGTGAATAAACTTATCCGATCGGCTTATAAAATTTTAAATCTTCAGTCTTTTTTTACAGCAGGGCCAATGGAGGTCAGGGCCTGGACTATTAAAAAAGGGATGACAGCCCCGCAAGCAGCAGGAGTAATCCACAGTGACCTTGAAAGAGGGTTTATCAGAGCAGAAGTAATGAAGTATGATGATTTTATCAGTTTGGGTTCCGAACAGGCTTGCAAAGATAAGGGCAAATTTCACGTTGAAGGTAAATCCTATATTGTTGGTGATGGTGACATTTTACATATTCGTTTTAATGTTTAA
- a CDS encoding DUF1573 domain-containing protein → MKRNNTFSFLFIFLIFLLTMVGCNSQSQRSEKNVDSANAQNSSNEAVNSDEPPKIVFIENEYDFGELKEGEMITHAFKFSNSGGSDLIISDVKTSCGCTASDFPREPIKPGGTGVIKLTFDSRAQIGYQNKTATIETNASPDKVFIRIKATVRK, encoded by the coding sequence ATGAAGCGAAATAACACATTTTCTTTTCTTTTTATTTTCTTGATTTTTCTATTGACCATGGTTGGATGTAATTCTCAATCGCAGCGTTCTGAGAAAAATGTGGATTCAGCAAATGCTCAAAACAGCTCAAATGAAGCTGTTAATTCAGATGAACCACCAAAAATAGTATTTATTGAAAACGAATATGATTTTGGTGAACTTAAGGAAGGAGAAATGATAACACATGCTTTCAAATTCAGCAATTCCGGTGGTTCCGACCTGATAATCTCTGATGTAAAAACATCCTGCGGATGCACGGCAAGCGACTTCCCGAGAGAACCCATAAAACCTGGAGGAACCGGTGTTATTAAACTTACCTTTGACAGCCGTGCGCAGATAGGGTATCAAAACAAAACGGCAACCATTGAAACAAATGCTTCACCAGACAAGGTTTTTATTCGAATAAAAGCAACCGTAAGAAAGTAA
- the yajC gene encoding preprotein translocase subunit YajC has product MTISNILLFMPQEGQEGGGLMSFLPLILIVVVFYMFFIRPQMKKTKEQKKYRESLKKGDKIITIGGIHGKILEVRDKTFIIEVDGGNKLTIERSAVGGDAPLA; this is encoded by the coding sequence ATGACAATCTCAAACATCTTATTATTCATGCCTCAAGAAGGCCAAGAAGGAGGCGGACTTATGTCATTCCTCCCGTTAATTTTAATTGTAGTCGTTTTCTACATGTTCTTCATTCGGCCACAAATGAAAAAGACAAAAGAACAAAAGAAATATCGTGAGTCGCTAAAAAAAGGGGATAAAATAATTACTATTGGAGGAATCCATGGGAAAATCCTTGAAGTCCGGGATAAAACTTTCATCATTGAAGTTGATGGGGGAAACAAACTTACTATCGAAAGATCTGCAGTAGGTGGAGACGCTCCATTAGCCTAA